The genomic stretch CACATCCCCTAAAGTTAAGAGGGTGCACCCAAACACCCATGCAAGATACATAATCTGTTCACAAGTAAAAAGCACGTCCATGGAGAGGTGGAGGCAATCTCTCTCTGCCTTACGGGTTCCCACAGTAACAAGTATACACCCCCAGCATGGACATTCCTGAAGTCCCCTAGATGAGCCCCACAGGATTCCTGAGCATCTCTAGAATAGTATTCAGAGCTCATACCCAGGGCTGGACTCCTGGGTGGCGGGCCTGCCTTGGTTCCCTGGGCGTGGTGGGCACAGGCACCAAAGCAACTCAAATAtccagggaagaaggaaggaccaGAAAAGAAAACTTTCGGGCACCTTCTCAATGTTCATTCTCAACACCACCCGCTGGGGCAGTGGATGGTGAGATGAGGGCCCAGATGAGGGAAATGAGCAACCCGGACATGTGCCCGGGCTCCCTTAACGAGGAGGCAGGTCGGGGGTGGCTGGCGTTACCCAAGCTCCGTGCTTGGCTGAGGTTGCATCCGCCTCCTTCGGAGCCACGTCCTCTTACAAGCCCCAGTCCCACTAATAAGCCATTGACCTTGAGTTTGAGTCCGGGGGAACCCCAGGGGCCTTGTGACTTAACAGGAAGAAATCCTCCTCGTTTTAGCAGCAATcgctttttcttctctgcccgCCACAGTGATCAAATTAACAGGCTGCTTCTCCTCAGAGAAAATGTGTCCACAGGTCCCAGGAGGCAATGCCCATTTGCCTGTCTGATGGGCTTAGGGAGGGAAAGCAGggaagtatgtgtgtgtgcatgtgtagttCCCCCTGCACTCCCTTCCCCCGTTCCCCGGGAGGGTCTCTCCCACCTGGGATGGCTGCCCAGCTGGCGGCGAGACCACAGGGAGGGCAAGTGCTGGAGTCTTAGCTGCCGGAGGCCTGGCAGGAGGCTGCGTACACACTGCTGCCCACTGTGCCCTCACAGCTCAGGCTGCTGGTGGGACACTTGAAGGGCTTCATGCTGCTCTCCCTCTGGATGTGCAGGTGCTCGAGCCGCCAGCGCTCCCAGGTCTTCCGAAACTCCATCTGGACCTTCCGTGGGAGAAGGAGGGAAGCAAAAGCCATCATGCAAACCAACTGCCCACAATATGGCCCCATTATTACATTAGTAGGGAAGAGAAAAAATCCACCGCATTATATTAAGTGACACAAGTCAAGGCCTCCGGGCACCTAAATTAATATCCCAATGAAATTGTTTATCGTTGTCTCCTATTTTCTGCTGCTTCTCGGGAAAGAGCTGGGCGGGCTTGATGATCTAATTGGTCTCTTCCATCTCTAAACTCTGTGACTCAGCTAAGTACCTTTTACAATCCATCACATTATTATTTAACGGAAGAGAAGGAGTGACAGAGAGATGTGGGGAGACGGAAgatgggagagagaagaaaaggaaaagagagaatctGACTTCAGAGCAAGCACTCTGTGGATTTCAGCTTGGATGACTGAGAAGAGGGacagccctccctgcccctcatGGTGTCCACACCAGACCTTTCTAAACTCCCCGAAGGCTTTTATCCAGGCCCCAGTGCCTcgtgggggaggaagaggggacgGGGAGAACGAGGCTGGGACTAGTAGCAGCAGTGAAGAGGGGGCTGTGGACAAGGGCTTCTCAGCCTGGATTTGAACTAATCCCATCCAGGAACTGGTCCCACCCCATGgtgggtgcagcccaggtgagttCAACCAACCAGAATCCCTGCTGTGCTGGGCTTAGCCTCCCCATCAGGAAAAGCCTTCTCAAGAGAGCTGATGCTTGGGGACCAGGTTGTGGGAGCAGAAGGATACAAACCAAGTAATGCTGCAGAGCCCAAGTCACTTGAGGGCTTGAGGCAATGCCGTGGTTCCTTGTGATGGCCCATGATTCTGGTCCCCCAGACAGGCTGCTGGAACTTGCACAGCCAGCCCAGGGCATCTGGAGTGCCCTGCCAGGAGATGTGCCCATGTTTGCTTTCCAGAGCTTCTCTGATGCCCCCTCGACCCCCACCGCCTTGCCACCAGGCTTCCCCACATGAGGGTATCTGGGGCCTGGGCTGTCCCTCTCAGGCCCCAGCCACCAGGACAGCCAGCTGTCAGCAGCCCCATCAATCCCTGTGCAAACACCCCGCTTCTCTTCCTGCAGGGCTGCCATCCATATAGCTAAGCCCAGCAGGGTACCTGGTGTGGCCACAAGCCATTCCTTAAAAGAACTTTCTCTGAACTGAGTGAAGCTGAGATGGCCCAGAGCCTGCCTGCCAGGATGGCCCCAGTATCCCAGGCAGCGTCACCAAGCTCAGGCTTGGGTGAGGGAAGGAGGCTGAGCAGACACCACCCATGGCCccccctgctctgtgccagttTGATACCTGGCTGAGTGTGTGACGCATGTGTTGACAGCTGGGATGAGGACACCCGAGGCCGGTGGTGGCCTCTGCCTGTGCAGCAGCAGGCAGGCCAGTCTTGTGGCACAGCCCTTaactggggaggtggggacagaGACGGTAAACTGAGGGACACCCATGGTAAACCACCTCGGGGACTGGAGAGGTCTCACGGACACCAGCAAGAAGTCGGACAGCACCAGGACTGTGTCCCcttccacctccctctccctcagcACTTTTCCTGAACCTCTGCTGTGGCCCCCGTAATGACAATTGTCATTAGAAACCATCATTCACGGGGCGCTTACTATATGCCCAGCACTCTCCGTAGATTATTAACTTTCACAGAAATCCTATGAGGCAGCTCATGTTAGTCCCTGCTtaaaggtaaggaaactgaggtgtagAGATTTAAGTATTTCTCCCAATCTCAGCCAGGACCTGAACCTAGATCTGGGCTGACTCCAAAGCCGGTGTCCTAACCCTTGGTCTCCTGCcgtccatgactttttttttttaacttttattttggccatgccctgtggcgggtgggatcttagctccctgaccagggatcgaacccacaccccttgcactggaagcgcggagtcttaactactggaccgccagggaagtccccgcccATGACTCTAGGCCACACGTGTTTCTGGCCGTGTGTCCCCGCCTCCCCTACACTTGGGAGGTGCACCACGAGGGCCGGGACCACACCTTCCTTCCTGGACCTCGCACAGTGCCCAGCATACATCAGGTACTCCCGATacgtgtttttttaaatgaaccaaatgaataaatgactaaCTAAATGAGCACCTGACATTGGGTTTCTTCTATTACTGAGCTCTCACAGTGAAACAACAAAGATGACAACACAAATCCTGGCCCCCTGTCCTAGCACTCCTGTCAGCGTGCCTCCTCACCCTCAGTTTACCCTCATTCCTGCCTCTGATGTCCTCGGGCTGGGCACCACGCCAGGCTCTGGGATTTGGGCTGAGTTGGTAAAGCTCATTCACCTGCATTTACACTTGGGGAGAGAAGCAGTGACTGCCCCGGTTGCACAGCCGGGTAGGAGCAGAACTCAGGACCAGCACTCAGGCTCCTGAGTCACAAGAGCCACAGCAAAGCCACCCCCAGGCCTCCCCTCCCGTGTCCACTCCCCGCCCACTGGCAGCTGGCGCAGGCCTTGGCAGCCACGCAGGACCAATGCCAGGGCCATCTTTTCTCCTTGGGTCACAAGTACCCCGCATTCCCAAGGCAACCCTGGGTCTGGAGAACAGCTCTTATGGACAGAGGTCTCAGCCCAGGAGCCACGTGTGTTTCTGTGACCCAGTGATGGTGACATGTCTGTCCATGGGCCTGGAGGAGCCAGGGCCTGAGGTGTCTGCGGAGGGTTGAAAGGAACCGGGCAATGTGCCTGAACAAGGCAGGCTCTCTGGGCGCTCCGAGCGGGGTCTCCTGGGAGAGCCCGAGGGGAGAGGCCAGCTGGGGATCTGCTCAGCAAGAACCCCCGACCCCGACCCCAGCCACCAGGAAGCCACGGGTGGCTTCCCATGGTGGACAGGGTCCTTGCCTGCACGCACAGAAGGGAGCTTTCTCCTTCCAGTCAGAATTCATTTCAATCCTGACTCTGCACTATTTCCAGGCCAAACCTGGGGCATGTCTCTGACTCTCTGATCTTCAACGTTCTCATGTGTGAGAAATGAGAATATCGAAACCAGAATTTTAGCAGGGATATTTTCTGCGGGGAGGCAGGGACAAGTAAATGAGATGGTGATTTTTAAAGCCCCAAGCATGTGACTTGTAACAGTCACCACCACTTGTTCACTCAAGACCCTCTTAACATGAGGCTGGGTCTTCCCCAAGTTCATATATGGTTAGGGCATCctgcacatgtatgtgtgtatgtgagagagaaagagagatggagagaccCAGGCACAGGAAACCACACAGGGATAAGGTGCCTCCTCCACTCCAGTGCCTCAGTGGGGTGAGTAGGGATTTCAGCTGAAAAGACTGAACCCCACTGCAAAACCACAGGACGGCCAATGGTAGCAGCCCACCAGGGCTCCACGTCCCTCCGCAGGCCTTACCTCATTGTTGACAAAGCAGTACAAGATGGCCACCATCAGCCCCTAGAAGCAAGAGTCACgtcagcaggagggaggggagggaggcgcCCGGCAGGCAGGCCTAGTCTGAAGCTCCTTGGGGCTCTGCCCCAACATCCCCCTCCTTAGACTGGGCAGCCCAGTCAGGCCCAGAAATGGGGTTGGTGGgctccttctcctttcctttctggaGGAATGAGAAGACCCCTTGCTTAGAAACTACGGAAGTTCTTCGACCACCCGCTCCTGGAGGAGGCCTGAGCTGAGAAAGTCCACCTCTGATCACACGGAATTTTCCCTGCCTGGACCTATTCGTTCACTCAGGAGCCCCAGTGCTCCAGGCCTGTgatctatttgtgtgtgtgcacatgtgtaagTGCACACGCATGGATCCACATGCTCGTGGCCATCCCATAAGACATTTGAGGAGCTGGGGCCAGTTTCTTATATTCCTACACCCCCATTGACATTCGTACCCCCTCAGCATCATCTAATACTAGTGGAGAGGCTCAATTCTTGGCTTTGGAAACTATGCGACCTGGAAAATCTCATtgtaacatctctgagcctcagtttcctcctttggaAAATGGGATAATGCTGCACACCTCCTGGGATTCTGCTAGGATTAGCTGCACAATGTGTGTAAAGCACCTGACAGGGTACCTGCCGCCAGCTAGCAGCCCAGTGGACAGCAGTTGCCATGCCAGGCTGGGTGCCCTCGGCGACATCCGGGAAGACTTCTTGTCCAATGTCCTCTAGAGAAGATTGTCCTGGGTGTCAGCGTACCTGGGGACTCTGGCTCTGCTCCGTAAGGGCCACTTTCCCCCCAGGCCTCAGGCTGCCTATCTGCATGATACAGGCTGGtcccccctccatccccaccctggGACTGCTCGAGGGAGGCCCCAGCCTCGAGGTCACCTGGAAGGAGGTGAAGGAGAGCTCTGTGAACAGCTTGATGAAACGCAGCATGCCCCGCGCGTGCTCATCCATCACGAAGGCGAAGATGACCTCGTGGGTCCCCAGCAGGGGGATGAGCGTCAGCGTGGACTTGGCGAGcctgggggcagggtggaggtgGCATTCTGGACCTCTCCCGTGGACTCTTCTCCCTGTTCTGTGCCCCCAATCCCCGCCAAGCCCTGGTATCTCGGTCACAGACATCCTCCCCCACCGAGTACCCTGGGACaggctgcctggaggggaggaagTAGAGGTGGAGACCCCCAGAAGCCCAGGAGCTGCCCAGGTACAGGGGTGAGGGCAAGGCTTGGGGTCCCAGGCCAGGCCTGGGTGGAGGAAGAAAGATCACGTAGGGATCCAAGCTCAGCACCCCAAGATCTCTGACTCCGCCGGAAGGAAGGGCTGAGGGTGCCCAGCAAAGGCAGCTCAGTTACGTCACCTGCACTTGGTGTCTGTCTTGCACATGAGATTGGCCTTCAGTTTGGACACCACAATGCAGATAACCCGGACAAAGATGAGGAAGTTCACCtgcagggcagaggggagggtggcTGGAGGCCCTCTCAAGACACCCTCTCTCCCCGCTCCTCCGCCCAGTGCCACCCGGGCCCACAGcagctccctctcccaccccacagcGTCACTCACCCCGATGGCAAAGAGAATGGGCAGCCGGATGATGAGCCAGTAATTCATGTTGGAGTTCCTGGTCCAGCAGCTGGAGAGAAGAGACACACGGGCACCCGGTTGGACACACAGACCCCCCAGCTCCCAGTGCAGGCACAGGGCACACAAAGACATGTGGGCATGCAAAGTGACACACCCAGACCCACACAAACACTGCCATCAGGAGCTACCCAACAACCAGTCCCaggactcacacacacacacagtcctgaatacacattcacacacagagATACGCACAGCCCCTTCATTAACCTACAGTCACACTCGTGTGTGTACTCAGCATCAAACACAAAATAACAGAAACGTTTCACTCACAGTTATTACAGAAAAACCTGCAGGGGGGGGACCATGGACCCCACAGACCCAGCACTCTTGTCATCATACAatccggggagggggagggagggggactaGAGAACTAAATTCATAAATTTAGCGCCTGGTCCCTCAGTttaccgccccccccccaacagGCAGCAGCTGCACACGCCGGGGGCCAAGGAAACCCATGGGGTTTGAGGACAGGGACCTCAGCATACCCTTCACCCCCTCAGAGCAGGAAGGACACTCACCCCTCGTCCTCATAGAGGTACTTGACAATGCCCCAGGGGATAACAAACAGCAGGGGAACACctaagaggagagagggaaagagagaggggggagaggggctggcaggCCAGAGCCACCGCTAGGCACACCCAGAGGCCTCTCCTACCAgggcctctccctcctccagcccctctccttgcCTGGCCCCAAGCCACGCTTTCTGGCAGGTATGGAACTAGGCCGGTCTGGGTGCTTCGGAGAAGAGGCGGCAGGAACCACCCACCCCAACACCCCAGACTCTTCGTCACAGTCCTCACAGCCCTCCCCCTCCCGCGGGCCAGGCTCACTGTCAGGGCTGGCCCCCAGGGTCCTGGCTGAGACACAAGGACAAAGACACCCAAGTAGCGAGAGACGGGGCCAAAGAGTGGGGTAGGGAGGCCATGCTGGACGAGGTGGAAACAGGCCAACTCTCTGATGCCACCCACCCCTGCATCGGCCCACCTGTCCATCTCAGTCAACTCCTCTAGGCACTGAAGCCCCTCCAGGCTCCTGCCCCTACCCCCATGCCCCTGCATGTGGCTGGGCAGAAGCCTGGATAGGAGCCCTGTCCTTGACGCTGACAGCCCAACTGACTGCACAGTGGCCACAGTAACAACAGCTACCACCGCATGGCTGAGGCTGGATGGTGTGGTGGGCACCCTCTAGGATGGCCTCCAACCACCCCACCCCTGGTATTCCCACCCAGGTGTGGTCCACACTGTATCCAAATTGGTCTGTGTGACCAATAACGTACAGCAGAAATGATGGCatatcacttctgagattaggctATAAAAGATGGTCTTCAAAGGTTATAAAAGACATGTCTTGGGCTCTTTCTCTCTTAATTTGATCACTAGCCCTGGGGGACACCAGTTGCTGTGTCATGAGGGCACTCAGAGAGTCCCCTGTGGCAAGGGACggaggcctccagccaacagccaaccTGGACCTGAGCTTCCTGCCAACAACCTCAacagtgagcttggaagtggattctccAACCTGTTAAGCCTTGAGATGACACCTACCCTGGCTGACAGCTGAACTGCACCTCTCTTAGAGATCCTGAGCCCGAGGCACACATCTCAGTTGAACCCAGAATTCTGACCATAGAAACTGGGAGACATAATTGTTGTCTTAAGCAGCTAAGTGTGGGGTCATTTGTTACGCAGCATAGGTAACTAATACACTGGTTTCCAGCTCCTTGAGGACAAAGCCTCATTCATCTCCAGAGCCTCAGCGCCCATCTCACCTGGGAGTTCAATATGTGTTTGTTGACTTAAAATTGGATTGTCCATCCTCGTGTGACAGATGAGAAGATGGATAGGCAGCTTAGGAGGACACAGGTGGGACTAGAACACAGGACCGCAATGCCACCACCCTCGATGGCATTCCACACCAACTCTCTCCATGCCTGTCTCTATCAGTGCCTCTCAGGGATGGAGATGTGGGTGTCTGAGACTAGTAAGAGCATACATATTAAGGGGTGTGGACACgatgtgtgtgtggtggagggGGGTccatgtgtatacatgtgtggcTTCAGGGGTCTCCCTCAGGGCAGAACCCACTTCATTGCCTTTCCCATCACCATCACCCACATCCTCAGCAAACGGATGTCCACTCAACAGCAGCTACAGAGCAGCTCGTAATCCGGGAGCTACTGTGCTTGACGGTGCAGACAGCTGGGGGAAGCAGAGCGGCTCACGGCTGACCAGCGCTGTCATCAGATAGCTCTCTCCTTggccatttatttttatataacccTGACCTCTCAGCATCCAAGATGCTTTAGTAACAGGCCTTCATGAGATTGGACAAGAGGCAGATGGCCTCCAAAGGCTCCAGCATGTAGCGCAGAGCCTGCCACATAGAAGATGTCCAGTAAGAACGGAATGCATGAACAAATGAGTGAGTGGGTCAGTGTATCAATGAGAGAAGGGAAGCTGTCCAGGCAAGAACATGCCAACACCCTGAGCCACACACATGTCTGGAAACCTCCATCTTAGACATCCCCAGGCACCTGCTGGCCTTTCTCTGAGACCCCACTCCAGGACTGGGGAGCACACTCATGTTATCAGCCAGACCTGGtgaacttcattcattcatcagcatCTCCTTaacaaagtctttaaaaatgcaggtacagggcttccctggtggcgcagtggttaagaatccgcctgccaacgcaggagacatggattcaagccctggtccgggcagatcccacatgccacggagcaactaagcccgtgtgccacaactactgagcctgcgctctagagcctacgagccacaactactgaagcccgtgtgcctagagtccgtgctccacaacaagaggagccaccgcaacgagaagcctgcgcaccactacgaagagtagcccctgctcaccgcaactagagaaagcctgcgtgcagcagcgaggacccaacacagccaaaaaaagaaaaaaaaaatgcaggcacCGCTCTGCCGCCTGCAAACATGACACACTCCCTGCTGGCTTCATCCTTCTCCTGTttagaaaatcaacaagacagGCTGGAGAAAAAAGCTTGAACTAAGACACACAAAACTGGCTCTGAGAAGTAATGCCTCCCTCCTGTGCAGCCTCCTTGCGGTGGGTTATGGGGGCACCCAGCCGCCTGTGGACGGCAGCAGAAGCTGACATGCCTTTCGGGGATTCCCCCAACGTGTCAGAGTCCTAATTTTAATTCTTACATTTGCATATGAAGCTAAAAGTTGTTTCCTGCGCCTCCCAACATGGGCCAAGCCTCTTGACATCACAACAGAGTTCTGGGCTCTCTGTGAGTCTCTCTCTGTCCTTCTGTCTTTGTGgctttgtctctctctgtatctccCATCCCAATTCCTCAAGAAAAGGACGTTATGATTGGGAAGTGGGGTGTCCCCTGGGTCCTGCCCTTTTGCCTCCTCAGACTCTGAGCCCCAAGCTGGGGTGTGAAGTGGTGGGAAAGGACTGGCACCCCCTTTCCCATTTCCTACTCAGAGACACTGCGTCCCCCACCCCAAACCCTCCACCAACCACCCACATGCCTCTGCACACATCACACCATCCCTTAGATTGTTCCTGCCCTCAGGTCACCATGGTGACAGCACTACAGTGCTGATGCTGTTTCCCAGGATGGACAGACATGCCCCCACCCTGAGGACAGCGCCCCAGGGCTCCCCTCAGTGACCTAACTCCGCCCCCACCCCTAGCTAGCTGCAGGGCTCTCCAGCTGCCCACTGCCTGTTGGACGGCCCTAGCAGGATGAAGAGGCCTGCGAGGGGAGGAAGGCCGAGCAGGGAAGGGCTGGGCCCTggcggaggagggaggaagggtaggAGCAGGAAGCTGTGTGCAGAGGCCTGAAATTGCTCGGCCAGGCCCTCAGGGGCTAAAGAGATGCAGTGCAGGCCAGAGAACCTTGTGTGACAGGCGATGGGGCCCAGGGCCTGGGAGTCAGGAGGCCTAGTTCCAATGCCTGCTCTGTCTGTAAGGCCCTGCCGTCAGGACACTGATCATGTTAAAGCTCCTTTCAAGGTACTCTAAATGGGGCCGTACAGAATGAAGTAGCCTAAGAACATCAGCAACAAGGGACGAAGTGTGAGGACAGGGACAGGGAGACCGAGAGGGCCAGACAGAGCACAGAGCCAAGGGCCAGGCAACCCGAGGCAGCTTCCCGAGGAGGCGGGCTGGACCAGGCACAGCCTTGCAGAGGCTCAGGGGCAGGAGGGGACATCAAGGGAGGAGCATGGAAGTCTGCAGAGGTCAGGGGGCAGCCCGAGGCAGGCAGGAGGAGTGAGTGAATGTGTGGCAAGCGGGAGGAGGAAGGCAGGTCCTGTGGTGTGGGAGGCCCAGAGACGGGCCTGCTCCTGGCTCCATCCTGGGTGGGCACCGTGGGCCCCTCAAGATGCTGTTGCATCTGTTTCCGGGGTagagggtggaggtgaggggctGCTAGGGTGGGTGTCTCAGCTCTTGCCCCATCCTACCCGTGTTCTCATCGGAATCCCACATGGCGAGAGGCAGAAGCACAACCAGAAATgttccagcaaaaaaaaagacacaatggtTCTTGGCAGACTTTTTCGGCTAGAACATTTCCAGCTGGGCTCCAGGCACATCCAGGGTCCACTCTTTCCTCAGCTGGCTTCCGGCCGACCCCCCTGCCTTACTCGGCTCTCCTCTGAGCCATCCTCTTCATCATCATGTGACAGAGCCATAGCCCCTCAGCCCGCAGCCCCAGGGACCCCCCGCCATGTGGCTCAGGACCCTCCATTTCCCTTAGGGGCTGCATTGCCCAGGACTGGATGTGGGGCTCTATCCCCAAAGGGTCTTGGCAGCGGGGATCTTTGAGGCCGGTGCCATGACAGCCAATGGTGTGCATCGTGTATTTGGCCAGATCGGGTGAAGGCCTCTGCTTCCTTTaagggaggagagtcaggcaaagGCGTGGGGATGGGGGACAATGGCTTGACAGCGCCATGGGCAGCGAGTCCTGTGCCCAGCAGGGGGTTCTCCAGTGGGCCCCATACCTTGGCCCAGCAGTGTGTTCTGAGTACCCAGTTGGCCTCCTGGGGTAGCCTGAAGGCAGCCATTCCAAGAGGGGTCAGGGTCTCCCACCCCCCCGTGCTCAGTCGGGGCAGgggagtgaaatgaatgacagctgGCCTTACCCCAGCCTATGCTCAGGTAGAGCCTGAAGATGCGCTGCTCGGAGAAGACAGAGAGGGCCAGCAGCGTGTACAGGTACACCCCCTCCACCAGCAGCCAGTAGTAGTTGGCCGCCACGCAGTACTGCATGAGCAGGAACACCAGCCGGCAGCCCAGAGAGTCCTGGGGGCAGAGGAAGGGTCCCCAGGGGACAAGAGCTCTGCGCCTGCCCCTCTTGACCCCCTCCCCGTCCTGCCCCAGCTGCAA from Mesoplodon densirostris isolate mMesDen1 chromosome 10, mMesDen1 primary haplotype, whole genome shotgun sequence encodes the following:
- the GLP1R gene encoding glucagon-like peptide 1 receptor, whose product is MAGAPGPLRLALLLLGAVGRAGPRPQGATVSLSETVEKWREYRRQCQRFLTEAPPPATGLFCNRTFDDYACWPDGPPGTFVNVSCPWYLPWASSVLQGHVYRFCTTDGLWLHKDNSSLPWRDLSECEESKRGDQNSPEQQLLSLYVIYTVGYALSFTALVIASAILLGFRHLHCTRNYIHLNLFASFILRALSVFIKDAALKWMYSTAAQKHQWDGLLSYQDSLGCRLVFLLMQYCVAANYYWLLVEGVYLYTLLALSVFSEQRIFRLYLSIGWGVPLLFVIPWGIVKYLYEDEGCWTRNSNMNYWLIIRLPILFAIGVNFLIFVRVICIVVSKLKANLMCKTDTKCRLAKSTLTLIPLLGTHEVIFAFVMDEHARGMLRFIKLFTELSFTSFQGLMVAILYCFVNNEVQMEFRKTWERWRLEHLHIQRESSMKPFKCPTSSLSCEGTVGSSVYAASCQASGS